One window of Hypanus sabinus isolate sHypSab1 chromosome 10, sHypSab1.hap1, whole genome shotgun sequence genomic DNA carries:
- the ephx1 gene encoding epoxide hydrolase 1: MWLIIFTLVVGILVYYLFLRENPRSIPEGFGWWGEGDPLEEEEEDESVKPFKLEVSEEMIQDLYNRLDNTRFTPPLEGSCFHYGFNSTHLRTVVSYWRKDYDWRKQVALLNSYPHFKTRIEGIQVHFVHVKPDVLPPNRAVRPLMLIHGWPGSFYEFYKMTSLLKDPDSHNLDKHQNLAFEMVCPSIPGYGFSEAPHKQGFDKIAAARIFHKLMQRLGYERFYIQGGDWGAAIATNMAQMIPEKVLGIHLNFFPLTKLKLQMLPSLFLGPYVPSLFGFTQTDVERMYPFMRNIHKLLKESGYMHIQGTKPDTLGCALNDSPVGLAAYILEKFSSWTNMAFQDLDDGGLLSKFSLDELLTNVMIYWVSGSITSSMRMYKESLGVKAMNGIDGKIPVYVPTGLAAFPNEVLHVPLTWAKQKYKRIVSYSYMSQGGHFAALEEPELLAEDLIRFIQFVEKNG, from the exons ATGTGGCTCATTATCTTCACCCTGGTGGTTGGAATTCTCGTTTATTACTTGTTTTTGCGTGAGAACCCCAGGAGCATCCCGGAGGGGTTcggctggtggggggagggggatccgctggaggaggaggaggaggatgaatCCGTCAAGCCGTTCAAGCTTGAAGTGTCAGAGGAAATGATCCAG GACTTGTACAATCGCCTGGACAACACCCGGTTCACCCCGCCACTAGAGGGCAGCTGCTTTCACTATGGCTTTAACTCCACCCACCTGAGGACGGTGGTGTCCTATTGGAGGAAGGACTATGACTGGCGGAAGCAGGTGGCACTCTTAAACAGCTATCCTCATTTCAAAACCAGGATTGAAG GGATCCAGGTACACTTTGTCCACGTGAAGCCGGATGTCCTTCCCCCAAACCGAGCCGTTCGACCCCTGATGTTGATCCATGGTTGGCCGGGTTCCTTCTACGAGTTCTACAAGATGACTTCCCTCCTGAAGGACCCTGACAGTCATAACCTGGACAAGCACCAGAACCTGGCCTTCGAGATGGTTTGTCCCTCCATCCCAGGATATGGCTTCTCTGAGGCACCACACAAGCAAG GCTTTGACAAGATCGCTGCTGCCCGCATTTTCCACAAACTGATGCAACGTTTGGGCTATGAGCGTTTCTACATACAGGGAGGTGACTGGGGTGCCGCCATCGCCACGAACATGGCACAGATGATCCCTGA GAAGGTATTGGGAATCCACCTGAACTTCTTCCCATTGACGAAGCTGAAACTGCAGATgcttccctccctctttcttggGCCATACGTGCCGTCGCTATTTGGATtcacacagactgatgtggaacggATGTATCCCTTCATGAGGAACATCCATAAACTGCTGAAGGAGTCGGGGTACATGCACATCCAGGGAACTAAACCAGACACACTAG GCTGTGCTCTCAATGACTCCCCCGTGGGCCTGGCTGCCTACATCCTGGAGAAGTTTTCCAGCTGGACCAACATGGCTTTCCAGGATCTGGACGATGGTGGGCTGCTCAG TAAGTTCTCCTTGGACGAGCTTCTGACCAATGTGATGATCTACTGGGTGTCGGGCTCCATCACCTCCTCAATGAGGATGTACAAAGAGAGCCTAGGGGTGAAAGCCATGAACGGGATTGATGGGAA GATCCCAGTCTATGTACCCACTGGATTGGCTGCCTTTCCCAATGAAGTATTGCATGTTCCATTGACCTGGGCCAAACAGAAATACAAGAGGATTGTGTCCTACTCCTATATGTCACAGGGAGGTCACTTCGCTGCCCTGGAGGAGCCTGAGCTGCTGGCTGAAGACCTCATACGCTTCATTCAATTTGTGGAAAAGAAtggctga